In a single window of the Melanotaenia boesemani isolate fMelBoe1 chromosome 22, fMelBoe1.pri, whole genome shotgun sequence genome:
- the LOC121633772 gene encoding uncharacterized protein LOC121633772, whose translation MADTGLGAFYVGKMILGSAAAGFVFGEAASFAVQPSLTEDVTLLNAATFAAGRAGSTGVSVVTACLVFTSVLLSLGCGFLLAAMVMKLLTAAGMRLPWLIEVTTGASVVMGAVITGVLVGILPPWIYIAAQGALVLFVYSYSNINDMTTALLIIFTTLYLSVVYGRMGAIAGFFCMGLTISVLCALRKTLTERLTRRSKSKNGCRLLERIFFYSVFVGILGFSVGLGAGETGEGSEAEVVLMLQSVVWVASLSAGLLGAGLGTVSMVGLGPEAAGKVGVGAAIITSVALRVIQHQNSFLRARGCTGAALGAATAAGVSLGAASVAAKQAFGSRNSTLVVLGSVVVGVIVAVKGIALRVTLLTTSELITITLVAVGAFVLGAPKSPFHTQVNLQRGLLMGTELIKGIGMETVTAAAAPIGAGALGAAALGTAALGTLGTAGVLVAIVLALGSVLSGMIGKSSPSTNTHRD comes from the exons ATGGCAGACACAGGTCTCG GGGCTTTCTATGTGGGGAAGATGATCCTTGGAAGTGCAGCAGCTGGTTTTGTGTTTGGAGAAGCTGCTTCCTTTGCAGTTCAGCCCAGTCTGACTGAAGATGTCACCCTGCTGAATGCTGCAACTTTTGCTGCTGGCCGTGCTGGTTCCACAGGTGTCTCAGTAGTGACAGCATGCCTCGTGTTCACCTCAGTGCTCTTGTCACTTGGATGTGGTTTCCTGCTCGCTGCCATGGTGATGAAACTATTGACTGCAGCCGGAATGAGGTTGCCATGGTTAATAGAGGTCACAACAGGCGCATCTGTTGTGATGGGCGCTGTCATCACAGGAGTGTTGGTGGGCATCCTTCCACCGTGGATCTACATTGCCGCTCAAGGTGCTCTGGTCCTTTTTGTCTACTCATACTCCAACATCAATGACATGACCACAGCTCTGTTAATCATCTTCACCACATTATACCTTAGTGTTGTCTATGGACGGATGGGTGCCATAGCTGGATTTTTTTGTATGGGACTCACCATCTCAGTCCTCTGTGCCCTTCGAAAGACCCTGACCGAGCGGTTGACACGAAGATCAAAATCTAAAAACGGATGCAGACTGTTGGAGAGGATATTTTTCTACTCTGTTTTTGTGGGGATTCTGGGATTTTCTGTTGGCTTAGGGGCAGGTGAAACAGGAGAGGGGTCAGAGGCGGAGGTGGTTTTGATGCTGCAGTCAGTTGTTTGGGTGGCATCTCTGTCTGCAGGGCTGCTAGGAGCTGGTCTGGGAACGGTGTCCATGGTTGGGTTGGGGCCAGAGGCAGCTGGGAAGGTCGGCGTGGGAGCTGCTATCATAACGTCAGTGGCTTTAAGAGTCATTCAGCATCAGAACTCCTTTCTAAGGGCAAGAGGCTGCACAGGAGCAGCATTAGGGGCAGCTACAGCTGCAGGGGTGTCACTCGGTGCTGCAAGTGTTGCAGCCAAACAAGCATTTGGGTCTAGAAATTCAACTTTAGTAGTTTTAGGATCTGTTGTTGTCGGTGTGATTGTAGCAGTGAAAGGAATAGCACTGAGAGTAACTTTGCTAACTACATCAGAACTTATAACAATCACACTTGTTGCAGTAGGGGCATTTGTTCTGGGTGCACCAAAAAGCCCATTCCACACTCAGGTGAATCTGCAAAGGGGCCTTCTCATGGGGACAGAGCTAATTAAAGGAATCGGCATGGAGACGGTCACCGCAGCAGCAGCACCTATCGGAGCTGGGGCGCTTGGGGCTGCAGCATTAGGCACTGCGGCTCTGGGGACACTAGGGACTGCAGGAGTTCTGGTGGCTATAGTGTTAGCTCTGGGAAGTGTCCTGAGTGGCATGATAGGAAAATCCTCGCCAtcaacaaatacacacagagaCTGA
- the LOC121633769 gene encoding adenylate cyclase type 3-like encodes MSLNRLPTTDTEQSTECSVEYSVQVPSNPGHETGRSRDVVVLQSSCCRCLPRAMRLTFTPESLEKLYQNYFRRQREENLLVLVVFAALFNSFIIIMCAVVYTDDKLAMVVVAAVGLAADIGLHLLCWFRKLPASPVARGVVPYVLWLIVSVHVLCYTGLYYQRFPEASNSVGWQAFFSFSSFLTLPLNLVPLVLLTALSCGIHTLVLGVTVAQRFGDNLQGPMLARQLLANMMLYMCAAIIGVMSFYMADRKYRTAFLEARQSLQVKLTLEEQSTQQEELLLSILPKHIADEMLQGMKNQANQKEVQQQQQFNTMYMYRHENVSILFADIVGFTQLSSACSAQELVKLLNELFARFDKLAAQHHQLRIKILGDCYYCICGLPDFREDHAVCSIMMGLAMVEAISYVREKTKTDVDMRVGVHTGTVLGGVLGQKRWQFDVWSTDVTVANKMESGGIPGKVHISQSTKDSLHGEFELEPGNGGERCEYLLEKGIETYLVLVPKHTINGLNGKMPVALSNRNSVPLINTTVTKGNTALQPSMSTNSKQEGNEMVEEQAINRRLQQELLDRESQQIMKDHKINPISLRFVDGKLEEHFSSEKEKRSGAAFCCCIIVLFFITAMEVFIDPLLVVNYVTLVVGQTLLLILTVCSLAAIFPRMFSKRLVSFSIWIDHTRWARNMWAMAAIFVLTMAVIADMLSCVPSSLGVFNGTFGPMLESLGDRGCAENPKYYSFMAVMSLIATAMLVQVSHLIKLGLMVLVVTATGAVNIYSWRDIYDLYDHIQFASYRTSMVPSKYLMTMMIIVIMISFYFFARHLEHQSRKLFLWKIGVHDQKERVSEMRRWNEALVINMLPEHVAKHFLGTKKRDEELYSQSYDEIGVMFASIPNFSDFYTEESINNGGIECLRILNEIISDFDSLLDRDEFRCITKIKTIGSTYMAASGLTPESNTNGYSNRKPEDQSLTEHWQHLSDLADFALAMKVTLNNLNKQSFNNFMLRIGLNKGAVLAGVIGARKPHYDIWGNTVNVASRMESTGVMGNIQVVEDCYDILKEYGFRFIQRGPIFVKGKGELLTFFMKGKDKPSCNTCPVTTALPHQVQDIS; translated from the exons ATGTCTCTGAACCGGCTTCCTACGACAGACACTGAGCAGTCTACAGAGTGCTCTGTGGAGTATTCAGTACAAGTTCCCAGTAATCCTGGTCACGAAACTGGTCGCAGCCGTGATGTGGTCGTGCTCCAGTCCAGCTGCTGCCGCTGCCTGCCGCGCGCAATGCGCCTCACCTTTACGCCCGAGTCGCTGGAGAAGCTTTACCAGAACTACTTCCGACGGCAGAGAGAAGAGAACCTGCTGGTATTAGTGGTGTTTGCCGCTCTTTTCAACAGCTTTATCATCATCATGTGCGCTGTTGTTTACACTGACGACAAACTAGCAATGGTGGTGGTCGCAGCAGTGGGGCTGGCTGCGGACATTGGGCTGCATCTGCTTTGCTGGTTCCGCAAACTCCCCGCGTCACCTGTCGCACGAGGAGTGGTACCGTATGTACTGTGGCTGATAGTTAgtgttcatgttttatgttacaCGGGACTGTACTACCAGCGGTTTCCTGAAGCTAGTAACTCTGTGGGCTGGCAGGCTTTCTTCAGTTTCTCCAGCTTTTTGACTTTACCGCTGAACCTGGTGCCCCTCGTCCTGCTCACGGCCCTCTCCTGTGGGATACACACTCTGGTTCTAGGGGTGACTGTGGCTCAAAGGTTTGGGGATAACCTACAGGGGCCCATGCTGGCGAGACAG CTCCTAGCCAACATGATGCTGTACATGTGTGCAGCCATAATAGGTGTGATGTCATTCTACATGGCAGACCGGAAGTACAGGACAGCGTTTTTGGAAGCTCGTCAGTCATTGCAGGTCAAACTGACTCTCGAGGAACAGAGTACCCAACAG GAGGAATTATTACTGTCCATCCTGCCCAAACATATTGCTGATGAGATGCTGCAGGGCATGAAAAACCAGGCCAATCAGAAAGAAgtccaacagcagcagcagttcaaCACTATGTACATGTACCGTCATGAAAATGTCAG CATCCTCTTCGCTGACATCGTGGGCTTCACCCAGTTATCCTCGGCCTGTAGTGCCCAAGAGCTCGTAAAGCTGCTGAATGAACTGTTTGCCCGCTTCGACAAACTGGCAGCC CAACATCATCAACTGAGAATAAAGATTCTTGGAGACTGTTATTATTGCATCTGCGGGCTTCCTGACTTCAGAGAGGATCATGCTGTTTGCTCAATAATGATGGGACTTGCGATGGTAGAAGCCATCTC ATATGTGcgggaaaagacaaaaacagatgtAGACATGCGTGTAGGTGTTCACACAGGCACCGTACTCGGAGGAGTGCTCGGACAGAAGCGCTGGCAGTTTGATGTTTGGTCCACAGATGTCACTGTGGCCAACAAAATGGAATCTGGAGGAATTCCAGG GAAAGTACACATTTCCCAGAGCACAAAGGACAGCCTACATGGGGAATTTGAACTGGAGCCGGGGAATGGTGGAGAGAGGTGCGAGTACCTGTTGGAGAAGGGCATTGAAACTTATTTGGTTCTAGTCCCTAAACACACAATTAATGGGCTCAATGGAAAA ATGCCAGTTGCACTGAGCAACAGAAATTCAGTCCCGCTGATCAACACTACTGTAACCAAGGGGAACACAGCCTTACAGCCGTCCATGTCAACTAACTCTAAACAGGAG GGGAATGAGATGGTTGAGGAACAAGCGATCAACAGGCGGCTTCAGCAGGAGCTGCTCGACAGAGAGTCCCAGCAAAT AATGAAGGATCATAAAATCAACCCCATTTCACTGCGTTTTGTGGATGGAAAGTTGGAAGAGCACTTCTCCTCTGAGAAGGAGAAGCGAAGCGGAGCAGCTTTCTGTTGCTGCATTATAGTGCTCTTTTTCATCACAGCAATGGAGGTGTTCATAGATCCACT GTTGGTTGTGAACTATGTGACTCTTGTAGTAGGACAGACATTGCTGCTGATCCTCACAGTTTGCTCCTTGGCTGCCATTTTTCCCAGG aTGTTCTCCAAGAGGTTAGTTTCTTTCTCAATATGGATTGATCACACCCGGTGGGCAAGAAACATGTGGGCTATGGCAGCCATATTTGTTCTAACCATGGCTGTGATTGCTGACATG CTAAGCTGTGTACCATCATCACTTGGAGTCTTCAATGGTACCTTTGGCCCCATGCTGGAGTCTCTTGGTGACCGGGGCTGTgcagaaaatccaaaatattaCAGCTTCATGGCTGTGATGTCACTCATTGCAACTGCCATGTTGGTGCAGGTCAGCCACCTGATTAAACTGGGTCTCATGGTGCTGGTCGTCACAGCAACCGGAGCTGTTAACATCTACAGTTGGCGGGACATATATGATCTGTATGACCACATACAGTTTGCTTCCTACAG AACTTCCATGGTACCATCCAAATACCTCATGACCATGATGATTATTGTCATAATGATTAGCTTTTACTTCTTTGCTCGCCAT TTGGAACACCAATCCAGGAAGCTGTTTCTGTGGAAGATTGGTGTGCACGACCAGAAGGAGAGGGTGTCTGAGATGAGACGTTGGAATGAAGCTCTGGTCATCAACATGCTGCCAGAACACGTGGCCAAACACTTCCTGGGCACTAAAAAGAGAGATGAG GAGCTGTATAGCCAGTCATATGATGAAATAGGTGTGATGTTTGCGTCCATCCCCAACTTTTCTGATTTCTACACTGAAGAGAGCATCAACAATGGAGGCATTGAGTGTCTCAGGATTCTAAATGAGATCATCTCAGACTTTGACAGT TTATTGGACAGAGACGAATTTCGGTGCATCACAAAGATCAAGACAATAGGAAGCACCTACATGGCTGCCTCAGGACTTACGCCAGAGAGTAACACTAATGGATACAGCAACCGTAAG CCAGAGGACCAGTCACTGACGGAGCACTGGCAGCATCTTTCTGATCTGGCAGACTTTGCGTTGGCCATGAAAGTCACCCTTAACAACCTTAACAAACAATCCTTCAACAACTTCATGCTGCGCATCg GACTGAATAAAGGAGCAGTTCTTGCTGGAGTGATTGGAGCTCGTAAACCTCACTATGACATCTGGGGCAACACAGTCAATGTGGCCAGCAGAATGGAGTCGACTGGAGTGATGGGAAATATCCAG GTGGTGGAGGACTGCTATGACATCCTGAAAGAGTATGGCTTCCGCTTCATCCAAAGAGGGCCCATATTTGTCAAAGGGAAAGGAGAGCTACTTACCTTCTTTATGAAAGGGAAAGACAAGCCCAGCTGCAACACCTGTCCAGTGACTACTGCTCTACCACACCAAGTTCAAGACATTTCCTGA